One genomic region from Dermacentor variabilis isolate Ectoservices chromosome 6, ASM5094787v1, whole genome shotgun sequence encodes:
- the LOC142584820 gene encoding uncharacterized protein LOC142584820 translates to MTFSQIFDEDFDTFVEITADSAIHNKARIKVKETNQVRIADVLEKGPPQQARPGPVYMLPTVPQDIVMSIERHRAGQHFKNRRRVLQWLYHDLCLQTMYPGKLYAEAAQAIIAKFPNLADSTGTGYDSWREALRFKAKYERRKLRLQEHTDDGPPPKRSIVVSNDSLASKKITRPFEWRGQ, encoded by the exons ATGACATTTTCACAGATCTTTGACGAGGACTTTGACACCTTTGTTGAAATAACAGCGGACTCTGCTATCCACAATAAGGCTAGAATTAAAGTCAAGGAGACGAACCAAGTAAG GATAGCAGATGTCCTCGAAAAAGGCCCACCACAACAGGCACGCCCCGGTCCTGTGTACATGCTGCCAACTGTGCCACAGGATATAGTAATGAGCATTGAGAGACACAGGGCTGGGCAGCATTTCAAAAACAGGCGGCGGGTGCTACAGTGGTTATACCACGATTTGTGTCTGCAAACAAT GTACCCTGGGAAACTGTATGCAGAGGCAGCCCAAGCCATCATAGCCAAGTTTCCGAACTTGGCTGACAGTACAGGAACTGGCTAT GACTCGTGGCGAGAAGCTTTAAGGTTTAAAGCTAAATATGAGCGAAGAAAGCTCAGACTGCAAGAACACACAGATGATGGCCCACCACCTAAAAGATCAATAGTGGTCAGCAATGACAGTCTTGCCTCCAAAAAGATCACAAGACCATTTGA ATGGAGAGGACAATGA